One Qiania dongpingensis genomic window carries:
- the tdh gene encoding L-threonine 3-dehydrogenase translates to MRALCKTEEKPGACYCENIPVPEIKENEVLVKVHATAICGTDMHIYDWTAYAQERLKLPMVFGHEFAGEIVSLGSQVSGYAIGDRVAGETHIPCNHCIQCRTGNQHICENMKIIGVQAPGAFAEYIPVHKDCLWKLDDSMDYETGALLEPMGVGVHGVLSGEIGGKTAVILGCGPIGLCAVGAAKASGASLVIATDVIDRKLEEAKKLGADYAVNTGKQDLKALVMELTGGCGVDVVVDYTGNGRAIQGGFEALKKGGRFTFVGLANGPLSLDINNAVIYKEAKVNGVTGRLMYQTWYDCEALIKSGRFDVKKIIGGVFDLKDYEEAFAALKGGAPGKMLLIP, encoded by the coding sequence ATGCGGGCATTATGCAAAACGGAAGAAAAACCGGGCGCGTGCTATTGTGAAAATATACCAGTACCGGAAATCAAGGAAAATGAGGTACTGGTGAAAGTACATGCCACGGCAATCTGCGGAACGGACATGCACATTTATGACTGGACGGCTTATGCACAGGAAAGATTGAAACTGCCGATGGTATTCGGCCATGAATTTGCCGGAGAGATTGTCAGTCTGGGAAGCCAGGTGAGCGGATATGCCATCGGTGACCGGGTGGCCGGGGAAACACATATCCCCTGCAATCACTGCATTCAGTGCAGAACAGGGAACCAGCACATCTGTGAGAATATGAAGATCATCGGTGTTCAGGCGCCGGGAGCCTTTGCGGAATATATTCCTGTACATAAAGACTGTCTGTGGAAACTGGATGATTCTATGGATTATGAGACGGGAGCACTTCTGGAACCGATGGGAGTAGGGGTCCACGGTGTTTTGTCCGGTGAGATCGGCGGAAAGACAGCCGTTATCCTGGGCTGCGGCCCCATTGGTCTCTGCGCCGTGGGAGCGGCTAAGGCGTCAGGAGCAAGTCTGGTCATTGCTACCGATGTTATTGACAGAAAGCTGGAGGAAGCGAAGAAACTGGGAGCTGACTATGCTGTCAACACTGGAAAACAGGATCTGAAGGCTCTGGTCATGGAACTGACCGGCGGCTGCGGCGTGGATGTGGTCGTGGACTATACTGGAAACGGCCGGGCGATTCAGGGCGGTTTTGAGGCACTGAAGAAGGGCGGGCGATTTACCTTCGTAGGGCTTGCAAACGGCCCCCTCAGCCTGGACATCAATAATGCTGTTATATATAAAGAAGCGAAGGTGAACGGCGTTACGGGCAGACTGATGTACCAGACATGGTACGACTGTGAAGCGCTGATAAAGAGCGGCCGGTTTGATGTAAAGAAAATCATAGGCGGTGTTTTTGACCTGAAGGATTACGAGGAGGCGTTTGCGGCATTGAAGGGTGGAGCCCCGGGGAAGATGCTGTTGATTCCGTGA
- a CDS encoding TetR/AcrR family transcriptional regulator produces MDSKEAIIQATITLIEEKGEHLEEITVRDICKNAGVGLGLVNYHFGSKEKLIEMCVECIINGIVERFQNIREETENLPSFEQLEYLGNMTLDFLFEHFVVSKISVLTDMRTPKSNDNTHRTYAAYLPLVAACRPDWDKPTVKRKTFCLITIMQQIFLRYETISKMLDIDLSQKDNRRKFHTQILHDILEV; encoded by the coding sequence ATGGATAGCAAAGAAGCAATCATACAGGCAACGATTACGCTTATCGAAGAAAAAGGAGAACATTTAGAGGAAATAACCGTCCGTGATATATGCAAAAATGCAGGCGTTGGTTTAGGGCTTGTAAATTATCATTTTGGGAGCAAAGAGAAACTGATAGAAATGTGTGTAGAATGCATTATAAACGGAATCGTAGAACGCTTCCAGAATATACGGGAGGAAACAGAAAACCTTCCGTCTTTTGAACAATTAGAATATCTCGGCAATATGACGCTGGATTTTCTATTTGAACATTTCGTTGTATCCAAAATTTCAGTTCTTACCGATATGCGGACCCCAAAATCCAATGATAACACCCACAGAACCTATGCGGCATATTTGCCCCTTGTTGCAGCCTGCCGCCCCGATTGGGATAAGCCAACTGTAAAGCGAAAAACTTTCTGTCTGATTACAATTATGCAGCAGATATTTTTGCGGTACGAAACAATATCGAAGATGTTGGATATTGATTTAAGTCAAAAAGACAATCGAAGAAAGTTTCATACACAGATACTTCACGATATTTTAGAGGTATAA
- a CDS encoding flavodoxin family protein, which yields MKITVINGTEKLGITYRLKEIFLSKFKGEAVINEYYLPKDCPDFCIGCTNCFLKGEHTCKDADKIGNIEKSLLEADLIVMTSPAYVFHTTGAMKAFLDHLGYRWMPHRPAPAMFGKRAVIITQCLGSGAVSAAKDIKHSLSWWGISQIGVFTGKLMGNIVWDKLPQKKQSELTSKVKRLSQKFACINYAKAAHTNFITKVKFSFCRLMQKSLHKADAEYLDGKYWAEQGWLGSVRPWK from the coding sequence ATGAAAATTACAGTTATAAACGGTACAGAAAAACTCGGTATAACCTATCGGTTAAAAGAAATATTTTTATCGAAATTTAAAGGGGAAGCAGTTATTAATGAGTACTATCTTCCAAAGGATTGCCCAGACTTTTGCATTGGCTGCACAAACTGTTTTTTAAAGGGCGAGCATACCTGTAAAGATGCTGACAAAATCGGAAATATAGAAAAATCACTCTTGGAAGCAGACTTGATTGTAATGACATCGCCTGCCTATGTGTTTCATACCACAGGTGCAATGAAAGCATTTCTCGACCATCTTGGTTATCGTTGGATGCCGCACCGCCCTGCCCCTGCAATGTTTGGAAAGAGAGCAGTTATCATAACGCAATGCTTAGGTAGCGGAGCGGTATCTGCAGCTAAGGATATAAAGCACAGTTTGTCTTGGTGGGGCATTTCCCAAATTGGTGTGTTTACGGGTAAGCTGATGGGCAATATCGTTTGGGACAAACTACCGCAAAAGAAGCAGTCCGAGCTTACAAGCAAGGTAAAGAGATTGTCACAAAAATTTGCCTGCATTAATTATGCAAAAGCAGCACATACAAATTTCATTACAAAAGTAAAGTTTTCATTTTGTAGGCTTATGCAGAAATCTTTACATAAAGCGGACGCTGAATATCTTGATGGTAAATATTGGGCTGAACAGGGCTGGCTTGGCAGCGTCAGACCGTGGAAATGA
- a CDS encoding cysteine-rich KTR domain-containing protein encodes MDTLPVCGNKTRVQMREDTELKNFPH; translated from the coding sequence ATGGATACGCTGCCTGTCTGCGGAAACAAAACGAGGGTACAGATGCGGGAAGATACAGAGCTGAAAAACTTTCCCCATTAA
- a CDS encoding GNAT family N-acetyltransferase — protein MEERGVKIRTAKIEDAEKLLEIYVPYVERTAITFEYDVPSVEEFAGRIRHVLKRYPYLVAEQNGEVLGYAYAECFKDRAAYDWAVETSIYVDQGKKHKGTGGSLHRALEQILKEQGILNMNACIAYPQEEDEYLTKNSVEFHEHLGYRLVGEFRQCGYKFGRWYNMVWMEKHIGEHRQGQAAPKSFEEVREIIKEKYQIV, from the coding sequence ATGGAAGAACGAGGAGTGAAGATCCGCACCGCGAAAATAGAGGATGCGGAGAAATTGCTGGAGATATACGTCCCCTATGTGGAACGTACCGCCATAACTTTTGAATATGATGTTCCGTCTGTGGAGGAATTTGCGGGGAGAATCCGTCATGTTTTGAAAAGGTATCCCTACCTGGTGGCAGAGCAGAATGGAGAGGTTCTGGGGTATGCATACGCGGAATGTTTCAAAGATCGGGCGGCTTATGACTGGGCAGTGGAAACTTCGATCTATGTGGATCAGGGAAAAAAGCACAAAGGGACCGGCGGCAGTCTGCATCGTGCGCTTGAACAGATCCTGAAGGAGCAGGGAATCTTAAACATGAACGCCTGTATTGCTTATCCACAGGAAGAGGACGAGTATCTGACCAAAAACAGTGTTGAGTTCCACGAACATCTGGGCTACCGTCTGGTGGGAGAATTCCGGCAGTGCGGATATAAGTTCGGCCGGTGGTATAACATGGTCTGGATGGAGAAGCACATCGGAGAGCACCGCCAGGGACAGGCCGCGCCTAAAAGCTTTGAGGAGGTCAGAGAAATCATAAAAGAAAAATATCAGATCGTATGA
- a CDS encoding GlpM family protein has translation MILFFKCAVACLIMTGIHFVSKTENYFISGLMLSFPGLSMIAYYFMYLEQGAGKVRNTLKFATLSTVPFAMFLVSLNFLLKKHGIVFSLLTAGAVWLCLAFALTLIWKKGVH, from the coding sequence ATGATATTATTTTTCAAATGTGCCGTGGCGTGCCTGATCATGACGGGGATTCATTTTGTTTCAAAGACAGAGAATTATTTTATATCAGGTCTGATGCTGAGCTTTCCCGGACTCAGCATGATAGCTTATTATTTTATGTATCTGGAGCAGGGAGCGGGAAAGGTAAGGAATACGCTTAAGTTTGCCACGTTATCGACGGTTCCGTTTGCCATGTTTCTGGTATCTCTTAATTTTCTCCTGAAAAAGCATGGAATTGTATTTTCGCTGCTGACCGCCGGGGCTGTCTGGCTGTGCCTGGCGTTTGCGCTGACGCTTATCTGGAAAAAAGGTGTTCATTGA
- a CDS encoding LysR family transcriptional regulator: MTLQQCRYLIAVAKYHSITKAADELFVTQPSISKAIHELESDLKITVFERSNRGVTFTKEGLELLSYAKMLVEQEENIRYHFDPNKGSRILNLSVSSQHFNFAAEAAAQMIRYLEGQKYEFSFLEGKASDVIEHVAAGVSALGVLSVSSLSRELLERNFMEQSLAFTAMATLTAHVFLGRHHPLASSTLIRPEELSGYPCLTYRKNDTPMSFTEDDFNIRKTSQLVFVQDRGTMDDLLVHTDGYNLGTGCVRDGFLNPEITAVPLDVPWQIHVGYLKKYDRVLSKEMMRFLDLLSESMRNSLPRV, from the coding sequence ATGACCTTACAGCAATGCCGCTATTTAATCGCAGTTGCTAAATATCATTCTATCACAAAAGCCGCCGATGAGCTATTCGTCACCCAGCCGAGCATCAGCAAAGCCATCCATGAACTGGAATCCGATCTGAAGATCACGGTATTTGAGCGCAGCAACCGCGGAGTCACTTTTACAAAAGAAGGGCTGGAGCTGCTGTCTTACGCAAAAATGTTGGTCGAACAGGAAGAAAATATCCGATATCATTTTGATCCAAACAAAGGATCCCGCATTTTAAATCTTTCCGTTTCATCCCAGCATTTTAATTTTGCCGCAGAAGCGGCCGCGCAGATGATCCGTTATCTGGAGGGACAAAAGTACGAGTTCTCTTTCCTGGAGGGAAAAGCCTCCGATGTCATCGAGCATGTGGCAGCAGGCGTCTCCGCGCTGGGAGTCCTTTCCGTTTCCTCTCTGAGCCGGGAACTGCTGGAACGGAATTTCATGGAACAATCCCTTGCTTTTACAGCAATGGCGACTTTGACCGCTCATGTCTTCCTCGGCCGCCATCATCCCCTGGCATCATCTACGTTAATCCGGCCGGAGGAGCTTTCCGGATACCCCTGCCTCACTTACCGGAAAAACGATACGCCGATGAGTTTCACAGAGGACGATTTCAATATCCGAAAAACGTCACAGCTTGTTTTTGTACAGGACCGAGGCACCATGGACGACCTTCTCGTACATACCGACGGCTACAATTTAGGCACCGGTTGTGTAAGGGACGGATTTCTTAACCCTGAGATCACCGCTGTCCCTCTGGATGTGCCCTGGCAGATCCATGTGGGATATCTCAAAAAATATGACCGTGTGCTTTCCAAGGAAATGATGCGGTTTCTCGATCTTCTCTCGGAATCCATGAGAAATTCTCTTCCCCGCGTATAA
- a CDS encoding XRE family transcriptional regulator gives MDRKTTDELLKILENVSSERALEKYVEEHTEKPEGSLAAYLEKILAEKHLEKSSVIQASGLQRNYGYQIFSGTRGAGRDKLLALCIAMKMTAKEIQRALQLAGLNGLYARVRRDAVIIFAVNKGLSVLDTNELLDEMGERILE, from the coding sequence ATGGACAGGAAAACAACGGATGAATTGCTGAAAATACTGGAGAATGTATCCAGTGAGCGGGCTTTGGAAAAATATGTGGAGGAGCATACGGAAAAACCGGAAGGTTCTCTGGCTGCTTATCTGGAAAAAATACTTGCGGAGAAGCATCTGGAAAAAAGCAGCGTGATCCAGGCCTCAGGACTGCAGCGAAATTACGGATATCAGATTTTTTCCGGCACGAGGGGAGCAGGGCGTGATAAACTGCTCGCACTCTGTATTGCGATGAAGATGACGGCGAAAGAAATACAAAGAGCCTTGCAGCTGGCCGGACTGAACGGGCTGTATGCAAGAGTGCGCCGGGACGCGGTTATAATCTTCGCCGTCAATAAGGGGCTGTCGGTTCTGGATACCAATGAGCTTTTGGATGAAATGGGAGAGCGTATACTGGAATAA
- a CDS encoding serine/threonine protein kinase: MDIKSECILSMYKELAPVSGNPNVCLAQSQNDGRLYIKKTLTEYSPRIYYFLKEHPIPGVPVIYEICRKEEKLVLIEEYIHGENLADILKYRAFTEEETVRAAVSLCRILDRLHGSQPPIIHRDIKPSNIMITPDRTLRLIDFNISREFSPDKDKDTRIMGTASYAAPEQFGFSQSDGRTDLYAVGVLMKEMMGDHLPSSRLARLIEKCMSIDPDKRYQSASSLLRALNSLYPAAILPEEASGRIPVRSWAPPGFRSGIVWKTLLSACGYLFLLYICCTIVYTRDGVPASGFLLVTDRICTGIFLFFLVFLIGNYRGMAAYFPPCKSPRWYLRAAGYILYGFLVLLAEVLISSIVLYLFQ; encoded by the coding sequence ATGGATATCAAGTCTGAATGTATTTTATCCATGTACAAAGAACTGGCCCCGGTTTCCGGGAACCCAAATGTATGTCTGGCGCAGAGCCAGAACGACGGACGTCTTTACATAAAAAAAACGCTGACTGAATACAGTCCCAGAATCTATTATTTCCTCAAGGAGCATCCGATTCCGGGAGTGCCCGTCATCTATGAAATATGCCGGAAGGAAGAGAAGCTGGTCCTGATCGAAGAATATATCCACGGGGAGAATCTGGCGGATATCCTCAAATACCGCGCTTTCACGGAAGAAGAGACCGTCCGTGCCGCCGTGTCCCTCTGCCGGATTCTGGACAGGCTCCACGGCAGTCAGCCGCCCATCATTCACCGGGATATCAAACCCTCCAACATTATGATCACTCCCGACCGCACACTCCGCCTGATCGACTTCAATATCTCCCGGGAATTCTCTCCGGACAAGGATAAAGATACCAGGATCATGGGAACCGCCTCCTATGCCGCCCCGGAGCAGTTTGGATTTTCCCAGAGTGACGGCAGGACCGATCTTTATGCCGTGGGAGTGTTGATGAAAGAGATGATGGGAGATCATCTTCCATCCTCCCGTCTGGCCCGACTCATTGAAAAATGTATGAGCATCGACCCGGATAAGCGATATCAATCTGCTTCTTCCCTGCTCCGGGCTCTGAACTCCCTTTATCCTGCCGCAATTCTTCCGGAGGAAGCTTCCGGCAGAATACCTGTCCGCTCCTGGGCTCCTCCGGGCTTTCGCTCCGGCATCGTATGGAAAACGCTTTTGTCCGCATGCGGCTATCTGTTCCTCCTCTATATCTGCTGTACCATTGTTTATACCAGAGACGGAGTCCCCGCCAGCGGTTTTTTGCTTGTCACCGATCGGATCTGTACGGGTATTTTCCTGTTCTTCCTGGTATTCCTGATTGGAAACTACAGAGGGATGGCCGCGTATTTTCCTCCCTGTAAAAGTCCACGCTGGTATCTGCGGGCCGCCGGTTACATCCTGTATGGATTTCTTGTGCTCCTGGCCGAAGTTCTGATCTCTTCCATCGTCCTCTATCTTTTCCAGTGA
- a CDS encoding alanine/glycine:cation symporter family protein, with amino-acid sequence MLPIVDKANDFLWNVLLILLLCGTGVFFTIRLKFIQVRKFGEGCRLVFGHFSFKGKKGKKGEMTPFQSLATAIAAQVGTGNLAGAATALIGGGPGAIFWMWLSAFFGMATIYAEASLAQEYKTTVDGEVTGGPIYYIKAAFKGKLGKFLAALFAVFIILALGFMGNMVQSNSIGAAFSEVFAARNINIPPIAIGAVLAVLAAFIFIGGTSRLAAVVEKIVPFMAGIYILGSLALILMNIAQVPAAFKMIFTGAFSPQAVLGAGAGITVREAVRFGVARGLFSNEAGMGSTPHAHARATARNPHEQGLTAMISVFIDTFVILNLTVLSILTSGVLGSGKEGTALTQAAFSAGFGSFGDIFVAVCLLFFAFSTILGWHFFGEINAKYLFGKNAAKVYSLLVVVFIIIGSTLKVKLVWSLADFFNGLMVIPNALALLALSGVVVKICRTFSGKKKNE; translated from the coding sequence ATGTTACCGATTGTTGACAAGGCCAATGATTTTTTATGGAATGTGCTGCTGATCCTGCTTCTTTGCGGTACCGGCGTTTTTTTTACTATCCGGCTAAAATTTATTCAGGTGAGAAAATTCGGAGAGGGCTGCCGGCTGGTCTTCGGTCACTTTAGCTTCAAGGGTAAAAAAGGAAAAAAGGGGGAGATGACCCCGTTCCAGTCGCTGGCCACGGCGATCGCGGCGCAGGTGGGCACCGGCAATTTGGCCGGCGCGGCCACCGCTCTGATTGGCGGCGGCCCGGGCGCGATTTTTTGGATGTGGCTATCTGCGTTTTTCGGTATGGCTACTATTTATGCGGAGGCATCGCTGGCGCAGGAATATAAAACTACGGTGGACGGAGAAGTGACAGGAGGTCCCATCTATTACATAAAAGCGGCGTTTAAAGGTAAACTGGGAAAATTCCTGGCTGCTCTGTTTGCCGTATTTATCATCCTTGCTCTGGGCTTTATGGGAAATATGGTCCAGTCCAACTCCATAGGCGCGGCTTTTTCCGAAGTGTTTGCCGCGCGGAACATCAACATTCCCCCCATTGCCATAGGAGCAGTCCTGGCAGTGCTGGCCGCTTTTATCTTCATCGGGGGGACATCCAGACTGGCTGCAGTGGTGGAGAAAATCGTTCCGTTCATGGCAGGCATTTATATCCTGGGAAGCCTGGCGCTGATCCTCATGAATATTGCCCAGGTACCGGCAGCGTTTAAAATGATCTTTACGGGAGCCTTCAGCCCGCAGGCGGTTTTGGGGGCCGGGGCCGGAATCACGGTGAGGGAAGCGGTTCGTTTTGGTGTGGCGAGAGGACTCTTTTCCAATGAAGCAGGTATGGGCTCCACCCCTCATGCCCATGCCCGGGCGACAGCCAGGAATCCCCATGAGCAGGGCCTGACCGCGATGATCAGCGTATTTATTGATACGTTTGTGATCCTGAATCTGACCGTGCTGTCCATCCTTACTTCAGGCGTTCTGGGGAGCGGAAAGGAAGGAACTGCGCTGACACAGGCGGCGTTCTCTGCCGGATTCGGAAGCTTCGGTGATATTTTTGTGGCTGTCTGCCTCTTGTTTTTTGCATTTTCCACGATACTCGGCTGGCACTTTTTTGGAGAGATCAATGCTAAATATCTGTTTGGAAAAAATGCGGCTAAGGTGTATTCCCTCCTGGTGGTAGTATTCATCATCATTGGATCGACCCTGAAGGTGAAGTTAGTCTGGTCCCTGGCTGATTTTTTCAATGGCCTTATGGTCATTCCCAATGCGCTGGCGCTGCTGGCGCTCAGCGGTGTCGTGGTGAAGATATGCAGGACCTTTTCTGGGAAAAAGAAGAACGAATAA
- a CDS encoding polya polymerase has product MKIKNVKDVEKFFKVIDECKGKVELVTDEGDRLNLKSKLTQYVALSSVFADATIGEMELIAHEPEDVQRLVMFMYDGEV; this is encoded by the coding sequence ATGAAGATTAAAAATGTCAAAGACGTTGAGAAATTTTTCAAGGTGATCGACGAATGTAAGGGCAAAGTGGAACTGGTGACAGACGAAGGCGACCGGCTGAATCTGAAATCTAAGCTCACGCAGTATGTAGCTCTTTCCAGCGTATTTGCGGATGCGACGATCGGTGAAATGGAGCTTATCGCCCATGAGCCCGAAGATGTGCAGAGGCTGGTGATGTTTATGTACGATGGCGAGGTCTAA
- a CDS encoding ATP-dependent DNA helicase has protein sequence MTRLEENKIRISVRNLVEFLLRDGDIDNRRKGKKDLDAMAAGAKIHRKIQGRMGIGYKAEVALKADFEMEDIVICLEGRADGVFEKDGILNVDEIKGVYWDIEKLEEPVPVHRAQALCYAYMALLLRERETVGTDGEKKAGGEGLRAGIQLTYCHLETEEIRRFREVLNFAEIEGYVRHLLEEYANWGRYQYYHRQMRNVSIRELNFPFPYRQGQRELAVSTYRAIQRGKPLFIQAPTGIGKTMSVLFPSVKAVGEGLGDKIFYLTAKTITRTVAEEAMEILRENGLRASSITLTAKEKLCPLVSEGGKAECNPVACPYARGHYDRVNEAVFDYIHQKETAGREDILAWSERYQVCPHEFSLDLSVWLDVIICDYNYVFDPNVQLKRYFGEGMGGDYLFLVDEAHNLVERAREMYSASLYKESFLTVRNLVKPHSPRLERKLSRCNKLLLEMKRESDEPMVRDSIDQFALALTGAFSEMEKFQEEFRVMDGNEEFGNLYLQVRHFLNMYDRLDDSYCIYTEHVSRESFLLKLLCVNPAENLSLCLEKGNSTVFFSATLLPVQYYKELLCGSTEEYAVYAPSPFDASKRLLAIGKDVSSRYKRRNSREYLKVLDYVLTAVRQKKGNYLVYFPSYAYMHGVYEAAQDRGLAGELSGMEAGTGQTDGPDIILQSGHMTEQDRELFLAEFSRDREHSLAAFCVMGGVFSEGIDLKGEKLIGVIIVGTGLAQICTEREILKGWYEKRGKDGFAYAYRYPGMNKVLQAAGRVIRTDTDEGIILLLDDRFLYGEYQRLFPREWSDYYVINYESLPGILCSFWENGRK, from the coding sequence ATGACCAGGCTGGAGGAAAACAAAATACGGATTTCTGTCAGGAACCTGGTGGAGTTTCTGCTGAGAGACGGCGATATCGACAACCGGCGGAAGGGGAAAAAGGACCTGGACGCCATGGCGGCGGGCGCGAAGATCCACAGAAAGATCCAGGGCAGGATGGGAATCGGATACAAGGCGGAGGTAGCGCTTAAGGCGGATTTTGAGATGGAGGATATTGTCATCTGCCTGGAAGGGCGTGCCGACGGCGTTTTTGAGAAAGACGGAATTCTCAATGTAGATGAGATAAAAGGGGTCTATTGGGATATTGAAAAACTGGAGGAGCCGGTGCCCGTCCATCGGGCCCAGGCACTCTGTTATGCCTATATGGCCTTGCTTTTACGAGAAAGGGAAACCGTAGGAACGGATGGGGAGAAAAAAGCAGGAGGGGAAGGATTGCGCGCCGGGATCCAGCTGACTTACTGTCATTTGGAGACAGAGGAGATACGAAGATTTCGGGAGGTTCTGAATTTTGCAGAGATAGAGGGATATGTGCGTCATCTTTTAGAGGAATACGCCAATTGGGGAAGGTATCAGTATTATCATCGTCAGATGAGGAATGTATCGATCCGGGAGCTGAATTTTCCCTTTCCGTACAGACAGGGGCAGAGAGAGCTGGCTGTTTCCACATACCGGGCTATCCAGAGAGGAAAGCCTTTGTTCATCCAGGCGCCAACGGGTATTGGAAAAACCATGTCTGTTCTGTTTCCTTCGGTCAAGGCTGTGGGGGAAGGGCTGGGGGACAAGATTTTTTACTTGACGGCAAAGACGATTACCAGAACAGTCGCAGAGGAGGCGATGGAGATTCTGCGGGAGAATGGCCTTCGCGCGTCCTCCATTACCTTGACGGCGAAAGAAAAGCTCTGTCCCCTGGTTTCTGAAGGAGGGAAGGCAGAGTGCAATCCTGTGGCTTGTCCGTATGCGAGGGGGCATTATGACCGGGTGAATGAAGCCGTTTTCGACTATATCCATCAGAAGGAAACGGCCGGGAGAGAGGATATCCTCGCGTGGTCCGAGCGGTACCAGGTGTGCCCGCACGAGTTTTCTCTGGATCTGAGCGTCTGGCTGGATGTGATCATCTGCGATTATAATTATGTATTTGACCCGAACGTTCAGCTGAAGCGGTATTTTGGTGAAGGGATGGGAGGAGATTATCTTTTTCTGGTGGATGAAGCGCACAATCTGGTGGAACGGGCCAGGGAAATGTACAGCGCTTCCCTGTATAAGGAATCGTTTCTGACCGTCAGGAATCTGGTGAAGCCCCACAGCCCGCGCCTGGAGAGAAAGCTGTCCAGATGCAACAAGCTGCTCCTGGAGATGAAGCGGGAGAGTGACGAACCCATGGTGCGGGATTCCATTGACCAGTTTGCGCTGGCGCTTACCGGCGCGTTCAGTGAGATGGAGAAGTTCCAGGAGGAGTTCCGGGTAATGGACGGAAATGAGGAGTTCGGGAATCTCTATCTGCAGGTCCGCCATTTTCTCAATATGTACGACAGGCTGGATGATTCCTACTGTATCTACACAGAGCACGTGAGCCGGGAATCCTTCCTTCTTAAGCTTCTTTGTGTGAACCCGGCGGAAAATCTTTCGCTCTGTCTGGAGAAGGGAAACAGTACGGTATTTTTTTCAGCGACACTTCTGCCGGTCCAATATTATAAAGAGCTGCTCTGCGGGAGCACGGAGGAATATGCGGTCTATGCGCCGTCGCCTTTTGACGCTTCCAAGCGCCTTCTCGCCATCGGAAAGGATGTGAGCAGCCGGTATAAAAGGAGAAACAGCCGGGAATACTTAAAAGTGCTGGATTATGTATTGACTGCAGTGAGGCAGAAGAAAGGGAATTACCTGGTGTATTTCCCTTCCTATGCTTACATGCACGGCGTATATGAGGCGGCACAGGATAGAGGGCTTGCAGGAGAACTTTCGGGAATGGAAGCAGGAACGGGGCAGACAGACGGTCCGGATATCATCCTTCAGTCCGGCCATATGACAGAACAGGACAGAGAGTTGTTTTTGGCGGAATTCAGCCGGGACAGAGAACATTCTTTGGCCGCATTTTGCGTCATGGGCGGCGTCTTTTCGGAGGGAATCGACCTGAAGGGCGAGAAGCTGATCGGGGTGATCATCGTGGGAACCGGATTGGCGCAGATTTGTACAGAACGGGAGATTCTGAAAGGCTGGTATGAAAAGCGGGGCAAGGACGGCTTCGCCTACGCGTATCGGTATCCGGGGATGAATAAAGTTCTGCAGGCAGCTGGGCGGGTGATCCGCACGGATACAGACGAAGGTATCATTTTACTGCTGGATGACCGGTTTCTTTATGGTGAATATCAACGACTGTTTCCGAGAGAATGGTCGGACTACTATGTAATAAATTACGAAAGCCTGCCGGGTATTTTATGTTCATTCTGGGAGAATGGTAGAAAATGA